A window of the Hypomesus transpacificus isolate Combined female chromosome 10, fHypTra1, whole genome shotgun sequence genome harbors these coding sequences:
- the ttpa gene encoding alpha-tocopherol transfer protein produces MKSQEKAEYAGELNDLPEDSNFVKPYLLKLREKAQREIDPLHILDFSDGVLIRFLRARDFDIALSLKLLLNYQRWRRECPEISANLHPSSVLGLLQNHYHGVLAHRDHSGSRVLVYRIGQWNPKDFSAYEVFRISLITSELIVRETQTQRCGVKVIFDLQGWCFGHALQINPSLAKRIASVLTDSFPLKVRGIHLINEPIFFRPVFTMLRPFLPDKIKQRIHMHGGSFADSLCDHFHSTILPPEFGGEGPAIEEVCQEWTNHILRSEELLAQLSAHPAEEMVAPEDRQSAT; encoded by the exons ATGAAGTCCCAAGAAAAGGCTGAATACGCGGGTGAACTTAATGATTTGCCCGAAGACTCAAACTTCGTCAAACCGTACTTACTAAAGCTGCGGGAGAAGGCACAGAGAGAAATCGACCCGCTGCACATTCTCGACTTTTCCGACGGCGTTTTAATTCGGTTTCTGAGAGCCAGAGATTTTGATATTGCGCTGTCACTGAAG CTGCTACTGAACTACCAGCGCTGGCGCAGGGAGTGCCCAGAGATCAGTGCCAACCTgcacccctcctctgtcctgggCCTGCTGCAGAACCACTACCACGGGGTGTTGGCCCACCGCGACCACAGCGGTAGCCGAGTGCTCGTCTACAGGATAG GTCAGTGGAACCCCAAGGACTTCTCAGCCTACGAGGTGTTCCGCATCAGCCTCATCACGTCCGAGCTCATCGTCAGGGAGACGCAGACCCAGAGGTGTGGGGTGAAGGTCATCTTCGACCTGCAGGGCTGGTGCTTCGGACACGCCCTCCAGATCAACCCCTCCCTCGCCAAGAGGATCGCGTCCGTGCTCACC gaCTCGTTTCCTCTCAAGGTGCGAGGCATCCACCTCATCAACGAGCCCATCTTCTTCCGCCCAGTCTTCACCATGCTCCGCCCCTTCCTGCCTGACAAGATCaaacagaga ATCCACATGCATGGTGGCAGCTTCGCAGATTCCCTTTGTGACCACTTCCACTCGACCATCCTCCCCCCGGAGTTCGGAGGTGAGGGGCCTGCCATAGAGGAGGTGTGTCAAGAATGGACCAATCACATCCTGCGGTCCGAAGAGCTTCTCGCACAGCTCTCTGCCCACCCCGCCGAGGAGATGGTTGCCCCCGAGGATCGCCAGTCAGCTACGTAG
- the LOC124472880 gene encoding xenotropic and polytropic retrovirus receptor 1 homolog, which produces MMATLLAPLEVFRRFVWNFFRLENEHLNNCGEFRAVRDISVAPLNADDQTLLEQMMDQEDGVRNRQGKKSWKRSYSMSLRRPPPRLAVQNPGHQGFDRGHG; this is translated from the exons ATGATGGCCACCCTGCTGGCTCCTCTGGAGGTGTTcag gcGTTTTGTATGGAACTTCTTCCGCCTGGAGAACGAGCACCTGAATAACTGTGGAGAGTTCCGTGCGGTGCGGGACATCTCTGTGGCTCCCCTGAACGCAGACGACCAGACCCTGCTGGAGCAGATGATGGACCAGGAGGACGGTGTCCGCAACCGCCAGGGCAAGAAGAGCTGGAAACGCTCTTACAGCATGTCGCTACGGCGACCCCCGCCTCGCCTCGCA gtCCAAAACCCGGGACACCAAGGTTTTGATCGAGGACACGGATGA